Genomic DNA from Streptomyces sp. PCS3-D2:
GCGGGCAGATCGGCCCGGATGCCGAAGGAGCCGACCCGCACCGAGGTCGCGGCCGTGGCGCGCAGGGCGGCCACCGCCGCGTCGAGGCGGATGCGGTCCAGGCAGGACAGGGCCCACCCCGGCGGAGGGGCGGCGTCGAAGACGAGCGCCGAGGAGGCGCCACGGGAGACGCCCATCGGCTGCAGGGCCGCGCGGTTGCGGGGGGCGTCGCCCCGCAGGCGGAAGGCCGGGCCGTCGGCGAGGCGGGCCGTCGCGTTGTACTCCGGCGCCCACAGGTAGGCCTCGGTACCCGCACGGCACACCCCGGGTGCGAGCGGGTCCTCGTACACGCGGGCGCCGAGCAGCAGTTCCTGGTTGGCGAAGGGCGAGTCGCCGTAGGCGAGGGGTGCGCCGGGCGGGCGGGTCGTCACCAGCGGGGGCACCTCGGCGCGCAGCACCGAGCCGTCCGGCCGCAGGCGGGCGCCGACCGCGAAGACGGCGTCGGTGACGGGGTTGTCGATGCTTTGGACGTTGCGGCCGCGCGAGGTCCAGCCGGCGCCGAGCGCCGCCATCGTCCGGGTGAACACGGCGGGGGTGTGGCTGCTGTAGTAGGAGCCGCCCTCCCCGCCGAGCAGCAGCGGGTCGTTGCCCGACAGGGCGGGCCGGCTCGGGTCGGTGCGGTACGCGGGCCAGCCCTCGGCGGCCGCGAGGGCCCGGGCGCGCGCGGTGTGGCCCTGCCCCCAGGACGGGTAGTCGTCGAGGGCGGCCAGTTTGCCCCGGTGGCCGAAGGCGGTGGTCGCCGCCGCCTGCGCGAGCAGCACCAGGGCCAGCAGCGCGGCCGCCGGGAGCGCCAGGCGGCGGTGGCCCAGCGCCCACCAGGCGGCGCCGGCAGCTGCCAGACCGGCGGTGAACAGCGCGTACCCCCAGGGCGTGGTCAGCGTGCTGTGGCCGGCCCACAGCGCGGCGGCCGCCAGCAGGCCCGTGCCCGCGGTCAGCGCGGGCGCCTGCGGCAGGCCGCCCTCCAGTGCGGTCCATGCGGCGATGACGGCGATCCCGGCCAGGACGAAGGTCTGCCGGTACGGGCTGCCGTTCGGGGTGGCGAACAGGTGCCAGGCCAGGTGGGTCGGCGCCCACTGGAGGGAGAGCGCCACGGCCGCCGTCAACCCCGTCCACCACAGCCGGCCGCGCAGTGGGACCGAACGGTGGAAGGGCAGCGCGGCGACCAACAGCAGGGTGCCGCCGGCGACGAACACGGCGGGGGAGGAGAAGGAGTACGTACCCGGCAGCAGCCGTGCGAAGAGGTCCGCCCAGGGCACCGGCCGGAACTCCCGGGCCCATCCCGGGTGGGCCCGGCCCGAGCTGAGGAACAACGGCAGCAGCACCGGCGCCGTCAGCCCGATGCCCAGCAGGGTCAGCGCGGCCGCCCGGGCGATCACCGCGATCCGGGTCCGCAAGCCCTCCCGGGTCAGCACCACCCGTACCAGCAGGACCAGCGCGGCGCCGAGGGTGGCCATGTAGGCGGTGTAGAAGTTCGCCGTCCAGCACACGGCGACGACCAGCGGGGTGAGCAGCACCCGCCGCCCGCGCAGGGCCCATTCACCGGTCAGGCACAGCAGGGGGAAGGCGATCAGCCCGTCCAGCCACATCGGGTTGTAGGAGGCTTCGATCACCGACCAACCGCACAGTGCGTACGAGGCCCCGAGCAGTCCGGCCGCCCACCACGGCCCCCGGTGGAGGGTGCGCAGCAGCCAGGCCATGGCCGCCGCCGCGGTCACCGTCTTGAGCACGGTGACGACGTACACGGCCAGGTCGATGTCGGCGCGCGGGAAGAGGGCGACGAGGACGGAGAGCGGGCTGGCCAGGTAGGTGCCGAGGTCGGGCAGGAAGCTCGTGCCGTATCCGGACTGCCAGTTGAACAGCAGCCCGCCCTGCGCACGGCCGTGCAGGAGGTCCCACAGGTGCGCGTGGAAGGGTACGAACTGATTGCCGAGGTCGTTGACGCTGCGGTGGCGCGATCCGTAGGGGAAGACCCGGGCGGCGGCGTCCCCGGCGCACACGGCCACCGCCGTGAGCAGGGCGGCGAGCGCCGAGCCGGACAGACTGCGGCGGCGCGGCGAGCGGTGCGGTGTCCACATGGTGGGCCGACCCTGGCAGCACCGGAGGACGCGGGGATGGCCACCAAGTGGCTGCGACACGAACAGACACGTACCCCGGACACCCCGCGAATCGTTGGTTGAACGGGTGGCCCGGGCCACCCTTACTGCATACCATCGATCACCGCACGGCCCTTGTGCATGGACGCACAATCTCCCGGCCCTGGAGGCTCCTTTGCACCGTCGCACTGCGCTCTCCGTCTCCGCCGCCCTGCTCGCGGCGGCGCCCCTGCTGTCCGCCTGCTCGGGCGAGACCCGGCCCGGCACCGCGGCCGTCGTCGGCGGTGAACGGATCACCACCTCCGCGCTCCAGGCTCAGGTGGGCGACGTGCGCGCCGCCCAGAACCGGTCCGAGCAGGCCGCCACACTGATCGCCAACACCCCGCAGCTGGAGCGGATCAAGCTCGGCAAGATGATCCAGCTGCGGGTGCTG
This window encodes:
- a CDS encoding YfhO family protein; translation: MWTPHRSPRRRSLSGSALAALLTAVAVCAGDAAARVFPYGSRHRSVNDLGNQFVPFHAHLWDLLHGRAQGGLLFNWQSGYGTSFLPDLGTYLASPLSVLVALFPRADIDLAVYVVTVLKTVTAAAAMAWLLRTLHRGPWWAAGLLGASYALCGWSVIEASYNPMWLDGLIAFPLLCLTGEWALRGRRVLLTPLVVAVCWTANFYTAYMATLGAALVLLVRVVLTREGLRTRIAVIARAAALTLLGIGLTAPVLLPLFLSSGRAHPGWAREFRPVPWADLFARLLPGTYSFSSPAVFVAGGTLLLVAALPFHRSVPLRGRLWWTGLTAAVALSLQWAPTHLAWHLFATPNGSPYRQTFVLAGIAVIAAWTALEGGLPQAPALTAGTGLLAAAALWAGHSTLTTPWGYALFTAGLAAAGAAWWALGHRRLALPAAALLALVLLAQAAATTAFGHRGKLAALDDYPSWGQGHTARARALAAAEGWPAYRTDPSRPALSGNDPLLLGGEGGSYYSSHTPAVFTRTMAALGAGWTSRGRNVQSIDNPVTDAVFAVGARLRPDGSVLRAEVPPLVTTRPPGAPLAYGDSPFANQELLLGARVYEDPLAPGVCRAGTEAYLWAPEYNATARLADGPAFRLRGDAPRNRAALQPMGVSRGASSALVFDAAPPPGWALSCLDRIRLDAAVAALRATAATSVRVGSFGIRADLPAGSTGTAVLSVPAIAGWTCNDRPASAHLGLVAVPLTPGTAQVACSFRPPGLLPGLSVAAAALALLAATALRTRRVRRAA